A stretch of DNA from Hoeflea ulvae:
GATCAGGATCTGCTCCGGCTTGGCGTGAATGCCGCGCCGTGGCAGGGTGTTGAGCGCGATATATTTGACCAGTTCCGGATCATCGCGTTCAAAGCTGTCGGCCGTGACGGTTGAAAACTCGCGCTTGCCCAGCGCCTGCAAGGCGCATTGCCGCCAGTTGCTGTGATCGAAAATCCGGTCATCGGCCTGGCCGTAGATGAAGGGATAGGGATAGCTCCGCCAGTCCATCGGCTTTTCCGGCATCACCTGGTCGGAGAATCGCTGCCCGATGGCCTTGTTCCAGTCGACACAATCGGTGACCACGCCCTTGGGCGTCTCGAAGCGGCTGCGCTGCGGCGCCGTCGGCGAGACATAATAGCCCGAGCGCCCCTTGGCGATCAGGTAATCGTCGGAAACCAGCTCGCTATAGGCCAGTGTCACGGTGATCCGGGAAATGCCGAGATGAACCGCCAGTTTGCGGCTAGATGGCAGCTTGGCGCCCGGGATGAAGCGCCCTGACAGCACGCCCTCACTGATCATCCTCTGGATTTTTTGCTGCAGCGTCCCCTCGAATTTCGGATCGAGGAAAAATGTGTCTATCGGTATCGGCATTCACGTGCCCCGCGCGCCAGTCCTGACGCGCAAACGTCGCTCTGTCCTAATGGATCCGTGGATCGGATTGAGCGCGACCTCGGTCACAGCCCGGGACGATGCCACAGTCGGTTCGTCCCAGCATATCGGCTGACCCGGTCCAGCGAAAGGGGCAGGATCGTGATTGTCCTGCCCCTTTGGCCTTGCGCGAAAATGCGGCGTGGCCGGTTCAGCCAAACACCTTGGTCAGCGCCCGGTCGACACTGTCGGTGATCTGGTCGATGTCCTGTGCGGTGGCGATCAGCGCCGGGCTGAAACACAGGGTGTTGTTGTAACCGTGAAGCGAGCGGTTGGTCGCGCCGATGATGACGCCCTGGGCCATGCAGTCGGCAACCACCGCGTGGACCCGCTTTTCCTCCATCGGATCCTTTGTCTTGCGGTCGCTGACCAGCTCGGCACCGACAAACAGCCCCTTGCCGCGCACATCGCCGATCACCGCATGCTTGTCCTGCAGCGCGCGCAGATTGTCCATCATCCGCTCGCCCATCACCTGGGTGTTCTCGATCAGATTTTCATCCTCGACAATGCGCATGTTTTCAAGTGCTGCCGCAGGACCGGCGGCACAGCCGCCAAAGGTCGAGATGTCGCGGAAATAGGACATCGGGTCGGAGGCATCATCCTTGAATTGCTCGAACACCGCTTCCGTCGTCACCGTACAGGAGATTGCTGCGTAACCAGAGGCAACGCCCTTGGCCATGGTGACGAAATCCGGCTTGATGCCGTAATGCTGGTAGCCGAACCAGGCCCCGGTGCGGCCGACGCCGCAGACCACTTCGTCGATATGCAGCAGGATGTTGTACTTGGCGCAGATCTCCTGAACCCGTTCCCAGTAGCCCGGCGGTGGGGTAATCACGCCACCACCTGCCGTGATCGGCTCGAGGCAGAGACCGCCGACGGTGTCGGGGCCTTCGCGCAGGATCACCTCTTCAATGGCATTGGCCGCCGCCAGGCCATAGCTTTCCGCGTCCGGATACTGGTTGCGGTACTCAAGGCAATGCGGAACACTGACAAAGCCCGGAACCAGCGGTCCATATTGTTCCACCCGCTGCGGCTGTCCGCCGGCCGACAGCGCTCCGATGGTGGTGCCGTGATAGTCGCGGTCGCGGTAGAGGATCTTGTATTTCCTGCCGCCATGATGCCGGTGCGAAATCTGCCGGATCATCTTGAACGCCTTCTCATTGGCCTCCGATCCGGAATTCGAATAATAGACCCGGCTCAGTCCCGGCATCTTGTCGATCAGCTGCTTGGCGAACATGGCGCCCGGGATCGAGCCGGCGCTGTTGGCGAAATAGTTCATCTTGACCAGC
This window harbors:
- a CDS encoding aspartate aminotransferase family protein yields the protein MNLPIQSNDIQAVIEADRAHVWHHLIQHKPFETIDPRIMVEGRGMRVWDATGREHLDGVSGGVWTVNVGYGRESIADAVRDQLVKMNYFANSAGSIPGAMFAKQLIDKMPGLSRVYYSNSGSEANEKAFKMIRQISHRHHGGRKYKILYRDRDYHGTTIGALSAGGQPQRVEQYGPLVPGFVSVPHCLEYRNQYPDAESYGLAAANAIEEVILREGPDTVGGLCLEPITAGGGVITPPPGYWERVQEICAKYNILLHIDEVVCGVGRTGAWFGYQHYGIKPDFVTMAKGVASGYAAISCTVTTEAVFEQFKDDASDPMSYFRDISTFGGCAAGPAAALENMRIVEDENLIENTQVMGERMMDNLRALQDKHAVIGDVRGKGLFVGAELVSDRKTKDPMEEKRVHAVVADCMAQGVIIGATNRSLHGYNNTLCFSPALIATAQDIDQITDSVDRALTKVFG